In Amycolatopsis jiangsuensis, the following proteins share a genomic window:
- a CDS encoding AMP-dependent synthetase/ligase: MTTSQTAATEQTASELAEGQTIPRLLHRNAVEYGDHPAVTSLDLPGQPTLTWHEFRDEIAEVSRGLAGLGLSRRDRMLIMAPSSPAHLVADLAAVHLGAISCTAYATLSPVQIRYVARHSAAPVVVLAGEDELARWLTVLDELPALRYVVMLDEDAIPAGDERFVPYSAVREAGRSSLAEDPEAFERAWQAIGPDDPLSMIYTSGTTGDPKGVVLSHRNAIHEGYAVGRVHRTPLYATNIAYLPLAHVAERELSIYLPTLWAGHVHTVADASGVVAALAQVHPQSFFGVPRVWEKMVAGLKNMLAGVPEDRREALVSANELLQQGYKLRSAGEEVPAELAARIAETDETVLAPVRALLGLDQLVVASSGAAALPLEVLYFLAGLGVEIKEVWGLSETTGAATTNSALSFRAGSVGQPLEGVEVKVAEDGELLVRGPIVFLGYLQEDGAIAPATDAEGWFATGDIGTIDEDGFVSITDRKKELIITSSGKNIAPTRIEGLLTEHPLIGKAVAIGDGRPYVTALIVLDDEIAPGWAAANGIEAADLDALATHEKVRAEIDRAVASANGRLARIEQIKRYHLISHTWTPESGELTPTLKLKRRVIDDRYATAIGELYPG, encoded by the coding sequence TTGACCACCTCGCAGACCGCAGCCACCGAGCAGACCGCGTCCGAACTGGCCGAGGGCCAGACGATCCCGCGCCTGCTGCACCGCAATGCCGTCGAGTACGGCGACCACCCGGCGGTCACCTCGCTGGACCTGCCCGGGCAGCCCACGCTCACCTGGCACGAGTTCCGCGATGAGATCGCCGAGGTGTCCCGCGGCCTGGCCGGACTCGGGCTCTCCCGCCGCGACCGGATGCTGATCATGGCGCCGAGTTCGCCGGCGCACCTGGTCGCCGACCTCGCGGCGGTACACCTCGGCGCGATCTCGTGCACTGCCTACGCGACGCTCAGCCCGGTCCAGATCCGTTACGTCGCCCGGCACAGCGCCGCCCCGGTCGTCGTATTGGCCGGCGAGGACGAGCTGGCCCGCTGGCTGACGGTGCTCGACGAACTGCCCGCGCTGCGGTACGTCGTGATGCTCGACGAGGACGCGATCCCGGCCGGGGACGAGCGGTTCGTCCCGTACTCGGCGGTGCGCGAGGCGGGCCGCAGCTCGCTCGCCGAGGATCCGGAGGCGTTCGAACGGGCCTGGCAGGCGATCGGCCCGGACGATCCGCTGTCGATGATCTACACCTCCGGCACCACCGGTGATCCCAAGGGCGTCGTGCTCTCGCACCGCAACGCGATCCACGAGGGGTACGCGGTCGGGCGCGTGCACCGAACTCCGTTGTACGCCACCAACATCGCGTATCTACCGCTGGCGCACGTCGCCGAGCGGGAGCTGTCGATCTACCTGCCGACCCTCTGGGCGGGCCACGTGCACACCGTGGCCGACGCCTCCGGCGTGGTCGCGGCGCTGGCCCAGGTGCATCCGCAGAGCTTTTTCGGTGTCCCGCGGGTGTGGGAAAAGATGGTGGCGGGCTTGAAGAACATGCTCGCCGGGGTGCCGGAGGACCGGCGTGAAGCGCTGGTGTCGGCCAACGAACTGCTGCAGCAGGGCTACAAGCTGCGCAGCGCCGGCGAGGAGGTGCCGGCCGAGCTGGCTGCCCGGATCGCGGAGACCGACGAGACCGTGCTCGCGCCGGTGCGCGCGCTGCTCGGGCTGGACCAGCTCGTCGTGGCTTCCAGCGGCGCGGCCGCGCTGCCGCTGGAGGTGCTGTACTTCCTCGCCGGGCTGGGCGTCGAGATCAAGGAGGTCTGGGGCCTGTCCGAAACCACCGGCGCGGCCACCACGAACAGCGCCCTGTCGTTCCGCGCGGGCAGCGTCGGGCAGCCGCTCGAGGGCGTCGAGGTGAAGGTCGCCGAAGACGGCGAACTACTCGTGCGCGGACCCATCGTGTTCCTCGGCTACCTGCAGGAGGACGGTGCGATCGCCCCGGCGACGGACGCCGAGGGCTGGTTCGCCACCGGCGACATCGGCACGATCGACGAGGACGGCTTCGTCTCGATCACCGACCGCAAGAAGGAACTGATCATCACCTCCAGCGGCAAGAACATCGCGCCGACGCGGATCGAGGGACTGCTGACGGAGCACCCGCTGATCGGCAAGGCGGTCGCGATCGGCGACGGACGGCCGTACGTGACCGCGCTGATCGTGCTCGACGACGAGATCGCCCCCGGCTGGGCCGCGGCCAACGGCATCGAGGCGGCCGACCTCGACGCGCTGGCCACGCACGAGAAAGTGCGTGCCGAGATCGACCGCGCGGTCGCGTCGGCGAACGGCCGGCTGGCGCGGATCGAGCAGATCAAGCGCTACCACCTGATCAGCCACACGTGGACGCCGGAATCCGGTGAGCTGACCCCCACGCTGAAGCTCAAGCGCCGGGTGATCGACGACCGCTACGCCACGGCCATCGGCGAGCTCTACCCCGGCTGA
- a CDS encoding SDR family NAD(P)-dependent oxidoreductase translates to MQDLMRDKAVVVTGAGRGLGKAFAVHLARAGGAVVCNDVDAEPAERTAAAIRAHGGRAVASGHSVADPAQAQAIVDRCVAEFGRIDGLVNNAGLNYEALPWEDDAEQARRLVEVNVLGVMYTGLAAIRAMVDSGTGGSIVNISSGASLGQRKLGAYSASKGAVASLTYSWALDLEESGVRVNAVCPVAHTRMVWKSERALRACPPERTPDRIAPVVLFLLGPGSHGITGQLIRCNGPQLHVMGQPYLKQPILERPVWDSETVQKAFDEVFSAHLENYGLEKRVPPRLRKWTDTSSRIA, encoded by the coding sequence ATGCAGGACCTCATGCGGGACAAGGCCGTGGTCGTGACCGGCGCCGGACGCGGGCTCGGGAAGGCGTTCGCCGTGCACCTCGCCAGGGCCGGCGGCGCGGTGGTGTGCAACGACGTCGACGCCGAGCCGGCCGAGCGGACGGCGGCGGCCATCCGCGCGCACGGCGGCCGTGCGGTCGCGAGCGGGCACAGCGTGGCCGACCCGGCACAGGCGCAGGCGATCGTGGATCGCTGCGTGGCCGAGTTCGGCCGGATCGACGGCCTGGTCAACAACGCCGGGCTCAACTACGAGGCGCTGCCATGGGAGGACGACGCCGAGCAGGCCAGGCGGCTGGTCGAGGTGAACGTGCTCGGAGTGATGTACACCGGGCTGGCCGCGATCCGCGCGATGGTCGACTCCGGTACCGGTGGTTCGATCGTGAACATCTCGTCCGGGGCGTCACTCGGTCAGCGCAAGCTGGGCGCCTACTCGGCGAGCAAGGGCGCGGTCGCCTCGCTGACCTACTCGTGGGCGCTCGACCTGGAGGAGTCCGGCGTGCGCGTGAACGCGGTGTGCCCGGTCGCGCACACCCGCATGGTGTGGAAGTCGGAGCGGGCGCTGCGCGCGTGCCCGCCCGAACGCACCCCGGACCGGATCGCGCCGGTCGTGCTGTTTCTGCTCGGTCCGGGTTCGCACGGCATCACCGGGCAGCTGATCCGCTGCAACGGCCCGCAGCTGCACGTGATGGGGCAGCCCTACCTGAAGCAGCCGATCCTGGAACGCCCGGTGTGGGACAGCGAAACCGTGCAGAAGGCGTTCGACGAGGTGTTCTCCGCGCACCTGGAGAACTACGGGCTGGAGAAGCGGGTCCCACCCCGGCTGCGCAAGTGGACCGACACCTCCAGCCGGATCGCCTGA
- a CDS encoding metallophosphoesterase, translating to MRGLRRGALLGAVLLLLFGEPWSVLVALPEWPVAGTVTGTVLFAAAMLAFPVLMYLGHGPRQSDAAARIGDGLLGAVWVLFSWSVLGHLLRLVLLLSGVDDPARPRIVAAATVVVAAVLLATGNRIAMRVPPIREVDVVLPRLGAGLDGVRVAVVTDTHFGPIDRTRWSERVVAELNRLRPDVVCHGGDLADGPVAKRRKQVDPFGGVEAPLGRFYITGNHEYFGEAQAWLDHMADLGWDTLHNRATLVERDGARLLFAGVDDPTGAASGLPGHGPDLPAALAGVDPDVPVFLLAHQPKQVVQAREAGVDLQVSGHTHGGQIWPFHLLVRLDQRALSGLTRHGSRTQLYTSRGAGFWGPPFRVFAPNEIALLTLRSG from the coding sequence ATGCGTGGACTTCGCCGGGGTGCCCTGCTGGGTGCCGTTCTGCTGCTGTTGTTCGGGGAGCCCTGGTCGGTGCTCGTGGCGCTGCCGGAATGGCCGGTGGCCGGGACGGTCACCGGCACCGTGCTGTTCGCCGCGGCCATGCTGGCGTTCCCGGTGCTCATGTACCTCGGCCACGGGCCGCGGCAGAGCGACGCTGCGGCCCGGATCGGGGACGGCCTGCTCGGCGCGGTCTGGGTGCTGTTCAGCTGGAGCGTGCTCGGGCACCTGCTGCGGCTGGTCCTGCTGCTGTCCGGGGTGGACGATCCGGCGCGGCCCCGGATCGTGGCCGCGGCCACCGTCGTCGTCGCGGCGGTGCTGCTCGCCACGGGGAACCGGATCGCGATGCGGGTGCCGCCGATCCGCGAGGTCGACGTGGTACTGCCGCGGCTCGGCGCCGGGCTGGACGGGGTGCGGGTCGCGGTCGTCACCGACACGCACTTCGGGCCGATCGACCGCACCCGCTGGTCGGAACGGGTGGTCGCGGAGCTGAACCGGCTCCGGCCGGACGTCGTGTGCCACGGCGGGGACCTCGCGGACGGGCCGGTCGCCAAGCGGCGCAAGCAGGTCGACCCGTTCGGCGGTGTCGAGGCCCCGCTCGGCCGGTTCTACATCACCGGCAACCACGAGTACTTCGGCGAGGCCCAGGCCTGGCTCGACCACATGGCCGACCTCGGCTGGGACACCCTGCACAACCGCGCGACCCTCGTCGAACGCGACGGCGCGCGGCTGCTGTTCGCCGGGGTCGACGACCCGACCGGCGCCGCGTCCGGGCTGCCGGGGCACGGTCCGGACCTGCCCGCCGCGCTGGCCGGCGTCGATCCGGACGTGCCGGTGTTCCTGCTCGCGCACCAGCCCAAGCAGGTCGTCCAGGCCCGGGAGGCCGGCGTGGACCTGCAGGTCTCCGGGCACACGCACGGAGGACAGATCTGGCCCTTCCACCTGCTCGTGCGGCTCGACCAGCGGGCGCTGTCCGGGCTCACCCGGCACGGTTCGCGCACCCAGCTCTACACCAGCCGCGGCGCGGGGTTCTGGGGTCCGCCGTTCCGGGTGTTCGCGCCGAACGAGATCGCCCTGCTCACCCTGCGCAGCGGCTGA
- a CDS encoding MFS transporter has protein sequence MTAPLRNVEYRVLWAAEAISSAGDQLAKVALSILVYHRTGSALWAAVVYALTFLPALAGGLGLSFLADRYPRRAVLSVSAAAQAVLVGLMSVPGMPLVVLCLLLVAVQLAASPANAAQNAITREVFDDDELYLRSQDLRGITTNTVQLLGLAGGGLLVTAVGTSWALAIDAVSFAVAAVIVRVWVRDRPAAGGEHSTWFSATRWVFGQRRLRVLIALSWLVGLAVVPEGLAAPLAQQLHAPSAAVGWLLAADPLGFVAGAFLLSRFASARVRQRLLGVLATASLALLALFLLQPNLVLALVLLALAGATGAYIITVTATFSTWVPNDLRGGAGGLYRTGLRVAQGVGVALGGVIAEATGSAVTAIALAGLAGVALAIPTAFSWTRVRHTAEAGSGL, from the coding sequence CTGACCGCGCCGCTGCGGAACGTCGAGTACCGCGTGCTGTGGGCGGCCGAGGCCATCTCGAGCGCGGGCGACCAGCTGGCGAAGGTCGCGCTCTCCATCCTGGTCTACCACCGCACCGGATCGGCGCTGTGGGCCGCGGTGGTCTACGCGCTGACCTTCCTGCCCGCGCTGGCCGGCGGCCTCGGCCTGTCCTTCCTGGCCGATCGCTATCCGCGGCGCGCGGTGCTGAGCGTGAGCGCGGCGGCGCAGGCGGTACTGGTCGGGCTGATGAGCGTGCCGGGGATGCCGCTGGTCGTGCTGTGCCTGCTGCTGGTGGCGGTGCAGCTGGCCGCCTCGCCGGCGAACGCCGCGCAGAACGCGATCACCCGCGAGGTGTTCGACGACGACGAGCTGTACCTGCGCAGCCAGGACCTGCGCGGGATCACCACGAACACGGTGCAGCTGCTCGGCCTGGCCGGCGGCGGGCTGCTGGTGACCGCGGTCGGCACGTCCTGGGCGCTGGCGATCGACGCGGTGAGCTTCGCGGTGGCCGCGGTCATCGTCCGGGTCTGGGTGCGCGACCGGCCTGCCGCGGGCGGCGAGCACAGCACCTGGTTCTCCGCCACGCGCTGGGTCTTCGGGCAGCGCCGGCTCCGGGTGCTGATCGCGCTGTCCTGGCTGGTGGGGCTGGCGGTGGTGCCCGAAGGGCTGGCCGCGCCGCTGGCGCAGCAGCTGCACGCACCGTCCGCGGCGGTCGGCTGGCTGCTCGCCGCGGACCCGCTCGGCTTCGTCGCCGGGGCGTTCCTGCTGTCGAGGTTCGCGTCCGCCCGGGTCCGCCAGCGCCTGCTCGGCGTGCTGGCGACGGCGTCGCTCGCCCTGCTGGCGCTGTTCCTGCTGCAGCCGAACCTGGTGCTCGCGCTCGTACTGCTCGCGCTGGCCGGCGCGACGGGGGCCTACATCATCACCGTGACGGCCACGTTCTCCACCTGGGTGCCGAACGACCTGCGCGGCGGCGCCGGCGGGCTGTACCGCACCGGCCTGCGCGTCGCGCAGGGAGTCGGCGTCGCGCTCGGCGGGGTGATCGCCGAGGCAACCGGCTCCGCGGTCACCGCCATCGCACTGGCCGGCCTGGCCGGCGTCGCGCTGGCGATCCCCACCGCCTTCTCCTGGACCCGGGTCCGGCACACAGCCGAGGCCGGTTCGGGCCTGTGA
- a CDS encoding DoxX family protein, translating to MRTSTAAPTAPAAAVTSTVAPTAPAVTSTAAAPDSAGLVPDPGTSTAATRPLPDRARPVVLGLFRIVVSVLFLCHGAQGFGLLGGVDGHGMAVPFGQWPGWWASAIEVAGALLVLAGLYTRAAAIVLSGVMAYAYFTVHAPLGLLPLQNMGEPAALYSWVFLAIAVVGPGAFALDRLRRR from the coding sequence ATGCGTACCTCCACTGCCGCACCGACCGCTCCCGCAGCCGCAGTCACCTCCACCGTCGCACCGACCGCTCCCGCAGTCACCTCGACCGCAGCCGCTCCCGACTCGGCCGGCCTCGTTCCGGATCCCGGCACCTCGACGGCCGCCACCCGGCCGCTGCCCGATCGGGCCCGTCCGGTGGTGCTCGGGCTGTTCCGGATCGTCGTGTCGGTCCTGTTCCTCTGCCACGGCGCTCAGGGCTTCGGCCTGCTCGGCGGGGTCGACGGGCACGGGATGGCAGTGCCGTTCGGACAGTGGCCGGGCTGGTGGGCCTCCGCGATCGAGGTCGCCGGCGCGCTGCTGGTGCTTGCCGGGCTGTACACGCGGGCTGCGGCGATCGTGCTGTCCGGGGTGATGGCGTACGCCTACTTCACCGTGCACGCGCCGCTCGGACTGCTGCCGCTGCAGAACATGGGCGAGCCCGCCGCGCTGTACTCCTGGGTGTTCCTCGCGATCGCCGTCGTGGGGCCGGGTGCGTTCGCGCTCGACCGGCTGCGCCGCCGCTGA
- a CDS encoding HAD family hydrolase, with protein MAIRALIFDFDGTLADTEAAVLQSWQEMFDSHGVPLPLDVWHTVIGTQNTAATMFALLREHVGEVDPEALRPAMRARVRELLADGGPREGVLAYLDEAATRGLALGVASSSSAGWVCGQLDRLGLAARFTSVATGDRHPAKPRPDTYLAVLRALAVPATEALAFEDSPHGVAAAKAAALTTVAVPNPITAPLDFGDADLVLPSFTATSLDELLTRFG; from the coding sequence ATGGCGATCCGCGCGCTGATCTTCGACTTCGACGGCACCCTCGCCGACACCGAAGCCGCCGTCCTGCAGTCGTGGCAGGAAATGTTCGACAGCCACGGGGTGCCGCTCCCCCTCGACGTCTGGCACACGGTCATCGGCACCCAGAACACCGCGGCCACGATGTTCGCACTGCTGCGTGAACACGTCGGCGAGGTCGACCCGGAGGCGCTGCGGCCCGCGATGCGGGCCCGCGTGCGCGAGCTGCTGGCCGACGGCGGACCGCGCGAGGGCGTGCTCGCCTACCTCGACGAAGCTGCCACGCGGGGTCTCGCACTGGGAGTCGCGTCGAGCTCGTCGGCGGGCTGGGTGTGCGGCCAGCTCGACCGGCTCGGCCTCGCTGCCCGCTTCACCTCGGTGGCGACCGGGGACCGTCATCCGGCGAAACCCCGTCCGGACACCTACCTCGCCGTGCTGCGCGCCTTGGCGGTCCCGGCGACGGAAGCCCTCGCCTTCGAGGACTCGCCCCACGGCGTCGCGGCCGCGAAAGCCGCCGCACTCACCACGGTCGCGGTGCCGAACCCGATCACCGCGCCGCTGGACTTCGGCGACGCGGACCTCGTCCTGCCCTCGTTCACCGCGACCTCGCTGGACGAGCTGCTGACCCGGTTCGGGTAG
- a CDS encoding NUDIX domain-containing protein — protein sequence MAVRRSAGLLLYRRSSGDRVEVLLGHMGGPFWAKKDEAAWSLPKGELEDGEEPEAAARREFAEELGLPAPDGPLRPLGEVRQSGKVVTAWAVEADLDPAEVVPGTFELEWPPRSGKLQQFPEVDRVAWFDLDTAREKLVKGQRAFLDRLASG from the coding sequence ATGGCTGTCAGGCGCAGCGCGGGGCTGCTGCTCTACCGCCGGTCCTCCGGGGACCGGGTCGAGGTTCTGCTCGGGCACATGGGCGGGCCGTTCTGGGCGAAGAAGGACGAAGCGGCGTGGTCGCTGCCGAAAGGGGAACTGGAGGACGGCGAGGAGCCCGAGGCCGCGGCCCGCCGCGAGTTCGCCGAGGAGCTGGGGCTGCCCGCGCCGGACGGGCCGCTGCGGCCGCTGGGCGAGGTGCGCCAGTCCGGCAAGGTCGTCACGGCCTGGGCGGTGGAGGCGGACCTGGACCCGGCCGAGGTCGTGCCCGGCACGTTCGAGCTGGAGTGGCCGCCGCGTTCCGGGAAGCTGCAACAGTTCCCCGAGGTCGACCGCGTCGCGTGGTTCGACCTGGACACGGCACGCGAAAAGCTGGTGAAGGGCCAGCGAGCGTTCCTGGACCGGCTGGCATCCGGCTGA
- a CDS encoding SDR family NAD(P)-dependent oxidoreductase has product MAWNPEALPDLSGRTFAVTGGNAGIGYFACEQLAAAGAHVVLLGRSPERLRTALAALRAQVACAEVSTIPLDLADLDSVGRAAGELVRRGRIDALIENAGVTAPGRVRRTTAQGFELAMGTNHLGHFALTALAMPVLTASAARVVPMGSLITRLRPFDVDDLQSRRSYSDFRSYAQSKHAVQSFGFELDRRLRAAGSPVRSVLAQPGFSLDRRTPDRPGISTRVPAFGLLAPLFQGKDHGAWPAVRAAVDPAAEGGSYFGPARLGAGRPVPGTAPAADRDPDRARRLWTVSEELTGVPFPVGE; this is encoded by the coding sequence GTGGCCTGGAACCCCGAAGCCCTGCCCGACCTGTCCGGCCGCACCTTCGCGGTGACCGGGGGCAACGCGGGGATCGGCTACTTCGCCTGCGAGCAACTGGCCGCCGCGGGCGCGCACGTGGTGCTGCTCGGCCGTTCACCGGAGCGGCTGCGTACCGCGCTCGCCGCGCTGCGCGCACAGGTGGCCTGCGCCGAGGTGAGCACCATCCCGCTCGACCTGGCGGATCTGGACTCCGTCGGCCGGGCGGCCGGGGAACTCGTGCGGCGCGGCCGGATCGACGCGCTGATCGAGAACGCGGGGGTCACCGCACCGGGCCGCGTGCGGCGGACCACCGCGCAGGGATTCGAGCTGGCCATGGGCACCAACCATCTCGGCCATTTCGCGTTGACCGCGCTGGCCATGCCGGTGCTCACCGCTTCGGCCGCCAGGGTCGTGCCGATGGGCAGTCTGATCACCCGGCTGCGACCGTTCGATGTGGACGATCTGCAGTCACGACGGTCCTATTCGGATTTCCGCTCCTACGCCCAGTCCAAGCACGCCGTGCAGTCCTTCGGGTTCGAACTGGACCGGCGGCTGCGCGCGGCGGGCTCCCCGGTGCGATCGGTGCTGGCACAACCCGGGTTCAGCCTCGACCGCCGCACCCCGGACCGGCCCGGCATCAGCACCCGGGTCCCCGCGTTCGGGCTGCTGGCGCCCCTGTTCCAGGGCAAGGATCACGGCGCATGGCCGGCCGTGCGCGCCGCGGTGGACCCGGCAGCCGAGGGCGGCAGCTACTTCGGACCGGCACGTCTCGGCGCCGGCCGCCCGGTGCCCGGTACCGCACCGGCCGCCGACCGCGATCCGGACCGCGCGCGTCGCTTGTGGACAGTTTCGGAGGAGCTGACCGGGGTCCCGTTCCCGGTCGGAGAGTGA
- the kynU gene encoding kynureninase, which yields MTEPLAVRELAAALDAADPLAAKRAEFDLDPAVAYFDGNSLGAPPKHVAGRLAAVVREQWGGRLIRSWAEGWWDAPVRVGERIAPLVGAAPGQVVVSDSTSVDLFKTLVAAVRANPGRDEILLDAATFPTDGYVAAQVARLTGHTLRRVPLDELSAAAGERTAVVLANHVDYVSGRLHDMAEGTAAAHRAGALMVWDLCHSVGAVPVRLDGCEVDFAVGCTYKFLNGGPGSPAFVYLARRWQETFDQPLAGWAGHADPFAMEAGYRGAAGVGRARSGTPDMLSLLALDAALDVWDDVDFAVVREKGLALGDFFFRCLDEILPGADVPTPRDHARGHQISVRDPGGEPVMAALHERGVLGDFRPPDVLRFGLAPLYTTYAEVLRAVTTLREVRESLH from the coding sequence ATGACCGAGCCGCTCGCCGTTCGTGAGCTGGCCGCCGCGCTCGACGCCGCCGATCCGCTGGCCGCGAAACGTGCGGAGTTCGACCTCGATCCGGCCGTCGCGTACTTCGACGGCAACTCGCTCGGCGCGCCGCCGAAGCACGTCGCGGGACGGCTGGCCGCGGTCGTGCGCGAACAGTGGGGCGGGCGGCTGATCCGTTCGTGGGCCGAGGGCTGGTGGGACGCGCCGGTCCGGGTCGGGGAGCGGATCGCTCCGCTGGTCGGCGCCGCGCCGGGACAGGTCGTGGTGTCCGATTCGACGAGCGTGGACCTGTTCAAGACGCTCGTCGCCGCGGTGCGGGCGAATCCGGGGCGAGACGAGATCCTGCTCGACGCGGCGACCTTCCCCACCGACGGGTACGTGGCCGCGCAGGTCGCCCGGCTCACCGGGCACACCCTGCGCCGGGTGCCGCTGGACGAACTGTCCGCCGCGGCAGGCGAACGGACCGCGGTCGTGCTGGCGAACCACGTCGATTACGTCAGCGGCCGGCTGCACGACATGGCCGAGGGCACCGCGGCCGCGCACCGGGCGGGGGCCCTGATGGTCTGGGACCTCTGCCACAGCGTGGGTGCGGTCCCGGTCCGGCTCGACGGCTGCGAAGTGGACTTCGCCGTCGGCTGCACGTACAAGTTCCTCAACGGCGGCCCGGGCTCGCCCGCTTTCGTGTATCTGGCCCGCCGGTGGCAGGAGACGTTCGACCAGCCGCTGGCCGGCTGGGCCGGACACGCCGACCCGTTCGCGATGGAGGCGGGTTACCGCGGCGCGGCCGGGGTGGGCCGGGCCCGTTCGGGTACCCCGGACATGCTGTCGCTGCTGGCGCTCGACGCCGCCCTCGACGTATGGGACGACGTCGATTTCGCGGTAGTCCGGGAAAAAGGCCTCGCGCTCGGTGACTTCTTCTTCCGCTGCCTCGACGAAATCCTCCCCGGCGCGGACGTGCCGACCCCGCGGGATCACGCGCGTGGGCACCAGATCTCCGTGCGTGACCCGGGTGGGGAGCCGGTGATGGCCGCGTTGCACGAGCGCGGGGTGCTCGGCGACTTCCGGCCACCGGACGTGCTGCGGTTCGGGCTGGCGCCGTTGTACACAACGTACGCGGAAGTACTGCGGGCAGTCACGACCTTGCGGGAAGTCCGCGAATCCTTGCACTGA
- a CDS encoding DnaJ family domain-containing protein, which translates to MTDRKPAGASFGSWVDRQIAAAEARGDFADLPGAGKPLPPPTGRDAATDWALRRAREGAVEAGAFLPPSLALPREIQDLPAKLAKVRTEAKVREIVTDLDERIREAHRRPQDGPPLRAMPLDVEETVESWRSGRS; encoded by the coding sequence GTGACCGACCGCAAACCAGCCGGCGCGTCGTTCGGTTCCTGGGTGGACCGCCAGATCGCGGCGGCGGAAGCCCGCGGCGACTTCGCCGACCTGCCCGGGGCGGGCAAGCCCCTGCCGCCGCCGACAGGTCGCGACGCCGCCACCGACTGGGCGCTGCGCCGTGCCCGTGAGGGTGCCGTGGAGGCCGGCGCGTTCCTGCCGCCTTCGCTCGCGCTGCCGCGGGAAATCCAGGACCTGCCGGCGAAACTCGCGAAAGTCCGTACGGAGGCGAAGGTTCGCGAGATCGTGACGGACCTCGACGAGCGCATCCGCGAGGCGCACCGCCGCCCGCAGGACGGGCCGCCGCTGCGCGCGATGCCGCTGGACGTCGAGGAAACCGTGGAGAGCTGGCGGTCCGGGCGTTCGTGA
- a CDS encoding TetR/AcrR family transcriptional regulator, producing MTVDRRPAGADPAGPVPRDEVDRTLALLWRERGAEPSEPIRGRRPTLALERIIAAAVEVADAEGLAATSMHRVARELGAGTMTLYTYVAGKTELIDLMVDEVLLERRLPAPGEPRAGEWRAQVTLYAERTRDAYRRHPWLRETSRVRPVLGPGQFAGQEYLLSIMDGLGLPVREVVAAANCVAGYVDANAAVEAESRHLERSTGQSDDAWWSRRSSFWDSYFDVTVHPAMNRVWLAGGFDRGTREQASDACEFGLERLLDGIEERVGRPLT from the coding sequence ATGACCGTTGACCGCCGGCCCGCCGGTGCCGATCCGGCCGGCCCCGTACCCCGCGACGAGGTCGACCGCACGCTGGCGCTGCTGTGGCGTGAGCGCGGTGCCGAGCCGTCCGAGCCGATCCGCGGGCGCCGTCCCACGCTCGCCCTCGAGCGGATCATCGCCGCGGCCGTGGAGGTCGCCGACGCCGAGGGGCTGGCCGCCACGTCCATGCACCGGGTCGCCAGGGAACTCGGCGCGGGCACCATGACGCTCTACACCTACGTCGCGGGCAAGACCGAGCTGATCGATCTGATGGTGGACGAAGTCCTGCTGGAGCGACGATTGCCCGCGCCCGGCGAACCGCGGGCCGGTGAATGGCGGGCGCAGGTGACGCTCTACGCCGAGCGCACGCGTGACGCCTACCGCCGGCACCCGTGGCTGCGTGAGACCTCGCGGGTGCGCCCGGTGCTGGGCCCCGGGCAGTTCGCCGGCCAGGAGTACCTGCTGTCCATTATGGACGGACTCGGCCTGCCGGTGCGCGAGGTGGTCGCGGCGGCGAACTGCGTGGCAGGCTACGTCGACGCGAACGCCGCGGTCGAGGCGGAGAGCCGGCACCTCGAACGCAGCACGGGGCAGTCCGACGACGCCTGGTGGAGCCGGCGATCCTCGTTCTGGGACAGCTATTTCGACGTCACCGTGCATCCGGCGATGAACCGGGTCTGGCTGGCGGGCGGTTTCGACCGCGGCACCCGGGAGCAGGCCTCCGACGCCTGCGAATTCGGCCTGGAGCGGTTGCTCGACGGGATCGAGGAACGAGTCGGCCGGCCGCTTACCTGA